A window of the Desulfobacula toluolica Tol2 genome harbors these coding sequences:
- a CDS encoding dTDP-glucose 4,6-dehydratase: protein MTKRILVTGGAGFIGSNLVNYLQKKYPSYKIAVYDKLTYAGNIRNLDPLFFNNNSQYTFINACVSDREKLSSAIRNCDIVVHLASESHVSNSLAQADDFVNTNVFGTMVLCEEIVKFPVEKFILISSSEVYGTAEIKPMDETHPLNPASPYAGSKTGQDRIAFSYFYSFDIPLIILRPFNQFGSHQHIEKVIPKFITNLLNDKVIHVENKGTQTRDWLYVEDLCRAIDRTIHYKSNDLFGEAINIGSRREVSILEMAESICEILDKDAEKHIKYGRDRCGQIMSHIASIDKANKLLDWQPMIDIYSGLKKTIAWYHDNPSWYNSLRFPTLKITQTRGGN from the coding sequence ATGACTAAGCGCATATTGGTAACTGGTGGAGCAGGCTTCATAGGAAGCAATTTGGTTAACTATTTACAAAAAAAATATCCATCTTATAAGATAGCTGTCTATGACAAGCTTACTTATGCAGGCAATATCCGAAATCTTGATCCACTTTTTTTTAATAACAACAGTCAGTACACATTTATTAATGCCTGCGTTTCTGATCGAGAAAAACTATCTAGTGCAATCAGGAATTGTGATATTGTTGTTCATCTTGCTTCTGAATCACATGTCTCCAACTCCCTTGCCCAAGCTGATGATTTTGTAAATACAAATGTCTTCGGAACAATGGTACTATGTGAAGAAATCGTAAAATTCCCCGTTGAAAAATTCATTTTAATTTCAAGTTCTGAAGTCTATGGAACGGCAGAAATAAAACCTATGGATGAGACTCACCCTCTTAATCCAGCAAGTCCATATGCTGGTTCAAAAACCGGACAAGATAGAATTGCTTTCAGTTATTTCTATAGCTTTGATATACCACTTATAATACTTCGACCATTTAATCAATTTGGAAGCCACCAACATATAGAAAAAGTGATCCCAAAATTCATAACCAACCTATTGAATGATAAAGTTATTCATGTTGAAAATAAAGGCACTCAGACCAGAGACTGGCTTTATGTAGAAGACCTTTGCAGGGCAATTGATCGTACGATTCATTACAAATCCAATGATTTATTCGGGGAAGCAATAAACATTGGTAGCCGACGTGAAGTATCTATCCTTGAAATGGCAGAATCAATCTGCGAAATTTTGGATAAAGATGCTGAAAAACACATTAAATATGGGCGTGATAGATGCGGTCAGATCATGTCTCATATTGCCTCTATCGACAAAGCGAACAAACTGCTTGATTGGCAGCCTATGATTGATATTTACTCTGGATTAAAAAAGACTATCGCTTGGTATCATGACAATCCTTCATGGTATAATTCGTTACGTTTCCCAACACTTAAAATAACACAAACCAGAGGTGGGAATTGA
- a CDS encoding WbqC family protein encodes MQGCILQPSYLPWLGFFEQFYVSNIFIFLDDVQYTKQDWRNRNKLRTYDPSDKGWTWLTVPVKVIHSKQALSDTPIDYSTNWIAKHLNCMRQNYHTATYFKEIFQILKSVLENKFKYLVELNVQSTIALATYLGLQRDTILSSSLGIKTKDKNERLIQLCKATGITNLFDGKKAKNFLDLHRFKQNGISVSFQNYHHPSYSQCQQPFIKYLSVIDLLFNYGKQSIDIILKNSEFL; translated from the coding sequence ATGCAGGGCTGTATTTTACAACCAAGCTACTTACCTTGGCTTGGATTTTTCGAACAATTTTATGTTTCCAATATATTTATTTTTCTTGATGATGTTCAATATACCAAACAGGATTGGAGAAACAGGAATAAGCTTAGAACGTACGACCCTTCAGATAAAGGATGGACATGGCTAACAGTACCGGTCAAAGTTATCCACAGCAAACAGGCACTATCCGATACTCCAATTGATTATTCAACAAACTGGATTGCAAAACACCTGAATTGCATGAGGCAAAATTACCATACTGCCACTTATTTTAAAGAGATATTTCAGATATTAAAGAGTGTTTTAGAAAATAAATTTAAATATCTCGTTGAATTAAATGTTCAATCTACCATTGCATTGGCAACGTATTTAGGTCTCCAACGCGATACAATTTTATCCTCAAGTCTTGGGATAAAAACAAAGGATAAGAATGAGCGACTGATTCAGCTTTGTAAAGCCACTGGTATAACCAATTTGTTTGATGGAAAAAAAGCAAAGAATTTTCTTGATTTGCATCGCTTTAAGCAAAATGGAATTTCTGTCAGTTTCCAAAACTACCATCATCCTTCTTACTCCCAATGCCAACAACCTTTCATAAAATATTTGTCAGTAATTGACCTGTTATTCAACTATGGAAAGCAAAGCATTGATATCATTTTAAAAAATTCCGAATTCCTTTAA
- a CDS encoding class I SAM-dependent methyltransferase codes for MSEEFWWKYCGFFYNAAKKSQFVSNVHNAYKKTLISLKLPQGAKALDAGCGSGSSTFPLAELGFEVLAVDFGASILNQAICLNKKKGPYKNIEFKLMNLGKKLPLENDSFDLITSQHCIMKIQKPDDTLKEFSRVLKPGGIALITTTPDSDTPFEWLKKYKKNRGWMKTIWDIRWLIVWYIPYIIFTKKSDRRNEHRWKEDEFIEHMEGAGFRALTVARIPYINVGYLIGVFEKKS; via the coding sequence ATGTCGGAAGAGTTTTGGTGGAAATATTGCGGTTTTTTTTATAATGCTGCTAAAAAAAGTCAATTTGTATCCAATGTTCACAATGCATATAAAAAGACCTTGATTTCATTAAAGCTGCCCCAAGGAGCGAAAGCATTGGATGCAGGGTGCGGTTCAGGGAGCTCTACTTTTCCACTTGCTGAATTAGGCTTCGAGGTGTTGGCTGTTGATTTTGGTGCATCTATTTTAAACCAGGCAATTTGCTTAAACAAAAAAAAAGGTCCATATAAAAATATCGAATTTAAACTCATGAATTTAGGGAAAAAACTTCCTCTTGAAAACGATTCTTTTGATCTGATCACAAGTCAGCATTGTATTATGAAAATTCAAAAGCCGGATGATACTCTAAAAGAATTTTCCAGAGTATTAAAGCCAGGAGGTATAGCCCTTATTACGACAACCCCTGATTCTGATACGCCATTTGAATGGTTGAAAAAATATAAAAAAAATCGTGGGTGGATGAAAACCATTTGGGATATCAGATGGTTAATTGTGTGGTATATCCCTTATATAATATTCACGAAAAAATCAGACCGCAGGAACGAACACCGCTGGAAAGAGGATGAGTTTATCGAACATATGGAAGGTGCTGGATTTAGAGCGCTCACTGTAGCTCGTATACCTTATATTAATGTGGGATATCTTATCGGTGTGTTTGAAAAAAAATCATAA
- a CDS encoding radical SAM/SPASM domain-containing protein codes for MTNSSQKRQHIPKKFGFRFKDAIQFPEMVVCGISFCCNARCIHCPNAKTNFTASLKGADQLMSWEVYKKIVHECTQYPHSLVRLSSAGEILMHPHGIEMIEYLLNFKKNVALTTNGSLLTPDKSICLLKAGIRSIEISVDAATSEIYEKIRPGLSFEQTLSNIQNLVRLRDQGKFKTRIMVSIIKQKDNMDSLEKIKKFWKNLVDVVLTRSLLSFSGLIDRGAQETYMPATVPCPFLWERVLIDPVGNLRACVNDIYNKLCVGNIMEQNISQLWQSDILNEWRRMHLEGKRNEMIHCKDCVDLEYRSWNYNYFHALNKPIE; via the coding sequence ATGACAAATTCTTCCCAAAAACGACAACATATCCCTAAAAAATTTGGTTTCCGATTTAAGGATGCAATACAATTTCCAGAAATGGTTGTCTGCGGTATTTCTTTTTGCTGTAATGCTAGATGCATACACTGTCCTAACGCAAAAACTAATTTCACAGCCAGTCTCAAAGGCGCGGACCAGCTAATGAGCTGGGAAGTTTACAAAAAAATTGTTCATGAATGTACTCAATACCCCCATAGCTTAGTGCGTCTTTCTTCAGCCGGAGAAATACTGATGCATCCTCATGGAATTGAAATGATAGAATACCTATTAAATTTCAAAAAAAATGTAGCATTAACCACAAATGGAAGTTTGTTGACACCGGACAAATCCATTTGCCTGTTGAAAGCCGGAATTCGGAGTATAGAAATTAGTGTTGATGCAGCTACATCAGAGATTTATGAAAAAATTCGTCCAGGACTTTCTTTTGAACAGACTCTATCCAATATTCAAAATTTAGTTCGATTACGGGATCAAGGTAAATTTAAGACTCGAATTATGGTCAGCATCATTAAACAAAAAGACAATATGGACTCTCTGGAAAAAATAAAGAAATTTTGGAAAAATCTTGTCGATGTAGTTCTCACCCGTAGTTTACTAAGTTTTAGCGGATTGATTGACAGAGGCGCTCAGGAGACCTATATGCCGGCTACAGTACCGTGTCCCTTCTTATGGGAACGTGTTCTTATAGATCCGGTTGGAAATTTAAGAGCGTGTGTCAATGACATATATAACAAACTTTGTGTTGGAAATATCATGGAACAAAATATTTCCCAATTATGGCAGTCAGATATTTTGAATGAATGGAGAAGAATGCACTTAGAGGGCAAACGCAATGAAATGATACACTGTAAAGATTGTGTGGATCTTGAATATCGATCGTGGAACTATAACTATTTCCATGCGCTTAACAAGCCCATTGAATAA
- a CDS encoding DegT/DnrJ/EryC1/StrS family aminotransferase: MKIDFFYHNLGEQEREAVYNALESPFLTTGSTVLEFEKKFSQYIGSKHTIAVMSCTAALHLSLQALGIGKGDEVITTPMTFAASSLAIVHTGATPVWVDVEANTGNIDVKLIEAAITKKTKAILPVHLYGQMCDMRTIRDIANQFGLFIIEDAAHALESSRDGIRIGELSDAACFSFYATKSITCGEGGAVSTNSQSLASKIHMLRSHGINKDANMRHDKVFEHWDLIDFGWKYNMNNIQASILIPQIDKIDHIHKKRKEIYGQYMERLVNIPELKFPQILPESISAYHLLTIWVAPNKRDKLLRDLQKKGIGVAVNYRSINILSKFQNFFSKGRGSFPISEKIGDSTISLPFHTHLTQEEINHIISMLKELLIK; encoded by the coding sequence ATGAAAATTGATTTTTTTTATCATAATCTTGGAGAACAGGAAAGAGAGGCTGTTTATAATGCCCTTGAATCACCTTTTCTTACCACAGGAAGTACTGTGCTTGAATTTGAAAAAAAATTTTCTCAATATATTGGCTCTAAACACACAATTGCGGTGATGAGTTGTACTGCTGCCCTTCATCTTAGCTTGCAGGCTCTGGGCATTGGAAAAGGAGATGAGGTGATTACCACTCCCATGACCTTTGCTGCCTCCAGTTTAGCAATAGTTCATACAGGTGCTACACCGGTTTGGGTAGATGTAGAAGCAAATACCGGCAACATAGATGTGAAACTAATTGAAGCTGCTATCACAAAAAAAACCAAAGCGATATTACCCGTACATCTATACGGCCAGATGTGTGATATGCGAACAATTCGTGATATTGCCAATCAATTTGGTCTATTCATAATAGAAGACGCTGCACACGCACTGGAAAGCTCCCGTGATGGCATTAGAATAGGAGAGTTATCAGATGCTGCTTGTTTCAGTTTCTATGCAACCAAAAGCATTACCTGTGGTGAAGGGGGAGCTGTTTCAACAAATTCACAATCGTTGGCCAGCAAAATACACATGCTCAGGAGTCATGGCATCAATAAAGATGCTAACATGAGGCATGATAAAGTGTTTGAACACTGGGATCTTATTGATTTTGGTTGGAAATACAATATGAACAATATCCAGGCATCCATACTGATTCCTCAAATTGATAAAATTGATCACATACATAAAAAACGCAAAGAGATTTATGGACAATATATGGAAAGATTAGTCAATATTCCTGAATTAAAATTCCCTCAGATATTACCGGAATCAATCAGTGCATATCATTTACTTACCATATGGGTAGCCCCAAACAAAAGAGATAAGCTCCTTCGTGATCTGCAAAAAAAAGGTATTGGTGTAGCAGTAAATTACCGATCTATAAATATTTTATCCAAGTTTCAAAACTTCTTTTCAAAAGGGCGGGGGAGCTTTCCAATTTCTGAAAAAATTGGCGATTCTACAATATCTCTACCATTTCATACCCATCTGACACAGGAAGAAATTAATCACATAATTAGTATGCTTAAAGAATTGTTAATAAAATGA